A region of Streptomyces sp. NBC_01267 DNA encodes the following proteins:
- a CDS encoding restriction endonuclease subunit S yields MSTKMGDLPEGWAWATLGDVAQWGSGGTPKAKAPAYYGGNIPWAVIGDMDDGVLRGTAQSITEAGLTASSAKWIPKGAVLIAMYGSIGKLAITGTPITSNQAIAHAVPLVEALETKYLFWYLRSERERLVAAGKGGAQQNISQSVLKQWPIPVPPLAEQHRIVEALEEQLSRLDAASSTVDRAFRRLPALFRSVVDAELRAASDCPLTALHDVLSEPLRNGHSAKATTDSDGVRTLSLTAVTSGYFADVNTKVTVADRERVKDLWLEPGDLLIQRSNTPELVGTAALFNGDRDWAIFPDLLIRVRLTSRVLPEYALLELQSRRGRAYFKSRAKGLAGSMPKIDQATIEGFSFPVPELEVQKQVVDRVASERERISRLTVELVNSRRRAASLRNGLLRKAFIGNLIPQNPADEPATILLARIATAHDAAKPGRNAKRAARPRKTAAAAGGTDATPAPAATPAPITTVQQELFQ; encoded by the coding sequence TTGAGTACGAAGATGGGCGATTTGCCAGAGGGATGGGCCTGGGCAACGCTAGGGGACGTTGCCCAATGGGGTAGCGGGGGAACTCCAAAGGCCAAGGCGCCAGCCTACTACGGTGGCAATATTCCGTGGGCAGTCATCGGCGATATGGATGATGGCGTGCTACGTGGGACCGCGCAGTCCATTACGGAGGCCGGACTCACCGCCAGTTCGGCGAAGTGGATTCCTAAAGGTGCAGTTCTAATTGCAATGTATGGCTCGATCGGTAAGTTGGCGATCACCGGGACTCCGATCACTTCAAATCAGGCGATCGCCCACGCAGTTCCTTTGGTTGAGGCATTGGAAACCAAGTACCTGTTCTGGTACTTGCGTAGCGAACGCGAGCGACTCGTTGCCGCTGGAAAAGGAGGAGCGCAGCAAAACATCAGCCAGAGCGTACTCAAGCAATGGCCAATTCCCGTACCGCCACTCGCCGAACAGCACCGCATCGTAGAGGCCCTCGAAGAGCAACTCTCGCGGCTCGATGCGGCATCGTCTACCGTGGATAGAGCCTTCCGCAGGCTACCAGCACTCTTTCGGTCCGTTGTCGATGCAGAGCTGCGAGCGGCTTCAGACTGCCCGCTTACGGCGCTGCATGACGTACTGAGTGAGCCGCTGCGTAATGGGCATTCAGCGAAAGCCACCACCGATTCAGACGGTGTGCGTACATTGAGCCTGACTGCCGTTACTAGTGGGTACTTCGCCGACGTCAACACGAAAGTTACAGTAGCTGATCGTGAGCGGGTAAAGGACCTGTGGTTGGAACCGGGAGATCTCCTGATCCAGCGGTCCAACACCCCCGAACTCGTAGGCACGGCGGCACTTTTCAATGGGGATCGAGACTGGGCGATTTTTCCGGATCTTTTGATTCGAGTGCGGCTCACTTCGCGAGTCCTCCCCGAATATGCGCTGCTTGAGTTGCAGAGCCGGCGAGGGCGCGCCTACTTCAAGAGCCGCGCGAAAGGGCTGGCCGGGTCGATGCCGAAGATCGACCAGGCGACGATCGAAGGATTCTCATTCCCTGTTCCGGAACTGGAAGTTCAGAAACAGGTAGTTGATCGCGTGGCGAGCGAGCGCGAACGTATCTCGCGGTTGACCGTGGAGCTGGTCAACTCAAGACGGCGAGCAGCCAGCTTGCGTAACGGGCTCCTTCGGAAGGCGTTCATTGGCAATCTGATCCCCCAGAACCCCGCCGACGAACCCGCCACAATCCTCCTCGCCCGCATCGCCACCGCGCACGACGCCGCCAAGCCCGGCCGAAATGCGAAGCGCGCCGCGCGCCCCCGTAAGACGGCGGCCGCAGCCGGGGGGACCGATGCCACCCCCGCACCTGCCGCAACCCCCGCCCCCATCACCACCGTTCAGCAGGAGCTCTTCCAGTGA
- the ychF gene encoding redox-regulated ATPase YchF, with translation MSLTIGIVGLPNVGKSTLFNALTKNDVLAANYPFATIEPNVGVVGVPDVRLAKLAEVFGSQKIIPATVDFVDIAGIVRGASEGEGLGNKFLANIRESDAICQVIRAFKDENVVHVDGKVSPKDDIETINTELILADLQSVEKAVPRLTKESRLQKEKVAVLAAVEEAQKILEAGTTLFAAGITANTEKGRLLHELHLLTTKPFLYVFNVDEDELVDEDFKNEQRALVAPAEAIFLNAKIESELIELDDAEALELLQSMGQEEPGLATLGRVGFDTLGLQTYLTAGPKESRAWTIKKGATAPEAAGVIHTDFQKGFIKAEVISFADLMETGSVAEARAKGKARMEGKEYVMQDGDVVEFRFNV, from the coding sequence GTGTCGCTCACGATCGGAATCGTCGGTCTGCCGAATGTCGGCAAGTCGACCCTGTTCAACGCCCTGACCAAGAACGACGTGCTGGCGGCCAACTACCCGTTCGCCACCATCGAGCCGAACGTCGGCGTCGTCGGTGTCCCCGACGTCCGCCTGGCCAAGCTCGCCGAGGTCTTCGGCTCCCAGAAGATCATCCCGGCGACGGTCGACTTCGTCGACATCGCGGGCATCGTGCGCGGGGCGTCGGAGGGCGAGGGGCTGGGCAACAAGTTCCTGGCGAACATCCGCGAATCCGATGCGATCTGCCAGGTCATCCGCGCCTTCAAGGACGAGAACGTCGTCCACGTCGACGGCAAGGTCTCGCCCAAGGACGACATCGAGACGATCAACACCGAGCTGATCCTCGCCGACCTCCAGTCCGTGGAGAAGGCGGTCCCGCGCCTCACGAAGGAGTCCCGCCTCCAGAAGGAGAAGGTCGCGGTCCTGGCGGCCGTCGAGGAGGCCCAGAAGATCCTCGAAGCGGGCACCACGCTCTTCGCGGCAGGCATCACGGCCAACACCGAGAAGGGCCGCCTCCTCCACGAGCTGCACCTCCTCACCACGAAGCCCTTCCTGTACGTCTTCAACGTCGACGAGGACGAACTGGTCGACGAGGACTTCAAGAACGAGCAGCGCGCCCTGGTCGCCCCCGCCGAGGCGATCTTCCTCAACGCCAAGATCGAGTCCGAGCTGATCGAACTCGACGACGCGGAGGCGCTCGAACTCCTCCAGTCGATGGGCCAGGAAGAGCCGGGCCTGGCCACACTCGGCCGCGTCGGCTTCGACACGCTGGGCCTCCAGACGTACCTGACGGCAGGCCCCAAGGAGTCCCGCGCCTGGACGATCAAGAAGGGCGCGACGGCTCCCGAGGCGGCCGGTGTGATCCACACCGACTTCCAGAAGGGCTTCATCAAGGCCGAGGTGATCTCGTTCGCGGACCTGATGGAGACGGGCTCGGTCGCGGAGGCACGCGCGAAGGGCAAGGCCCGGATGGAGGGCAAGGAGTACGTGATGCAGGACGGGGATGTGGTGGAGTTCCGCTTCAACGTTTAG
- a CDS encoding type I restriction endonuclease subunit R — translation MSGQEQRREQVPEQLKAAARKSPNFGRLYAMQPLLAIYGSQAEQSVFTNPNVSYVASGQFGEVLAEELVQRAGVRVEGARQIDRLVGLQRAGLLPGRTRDAFDTLRRGRNDAAHNHLFDTSKALKAVELCFQLGQFFSRAIDGVREISAFVPPQLPRDVAAGPAELEELRKALGHHQHTLAESRTRLGEVGDRLEAEQRGRAEAEKLTAAAEQARAESEALAASYREEIERLRSEQQSRYNQERLKPRPVAAAAREAIVARAQRPEPLNEVQARVRIDEMLAAAGWTVQDKANLNPLASQGVAVREFTLATGRADYVLYVDGTIVGVIEAKREGTALAGALAQNERYAAGVLKEHSLAVWREEEPFAFRYATTGAETFFVNLLDPHARSRPVFSFHRPETFAAWMNRATERPDVPTFRAALRTGLPVLESHDLRAAQEEAITRLEHSLSQDKPRALIQMATGAGKTYAAVTEAYRLLKHAGAGRVLFLVDRNNLGRQAKAEFDKYRAPDENRKFTDLYNVDTLGRTGLQETSAVVVSTIQRMYSLLKGEPLEDTSEAEDREDSSTLDENYMTDRPVTVEYNADVPIESFDVIVIDECHRSIYGLWRGVLDYFDAHLVGLTATPTRQTKGFFDNNMVSEYTYERAVADGVNVDFDVVAMDTSVREAGGAKIDKGTTVRIRDRKTRAQRYEELDEDFAYTVGQIGRTVITEDEIRAVLTSYKNNWQRWFPGRAELPKTLVFAASDDHADEVLKQVKQVFGRGDAFAKKITYRSRDKGDDPEQLVNDLRNSPLLRVAVTVDMIATGTDIRALECVIFLRAVRSPVLFEQMKGRGSRTIDADELKSVTPEAATDLVKDRFVLVDAVGVTASPLVDTRPMLPPDTGNLSTDKLMEKAGSRTLTAEQAETLGRRLARLDRKLTEEEREQIKQASDGVPLGELVRRISDAVDVDTQDRAYREGGADRARCLVQDAVEVLTTHPELRKLIVGIKQQHDLTYDATTEVGIRLTEVPREERAEKELAEWRQLLDSRQRDEQAAEAIALQVILGSGSRVRPQEARAHLRELLATIKVTNRTWTPKVIWNHYDLLGKASESLSKSAGLGDLMNLVRYTLGADDELRPYRTVVEERFEGWLLRQQQAGVEFTEDQLWWLHRIKDAIAVDVGMEREDFSHLPFSAKGGGRGFANAFGDKDRALELLDELNQELA, via the coding sequence ATGAGCGGGCAGGAACAGCGTCGTGAGCAGGTTCCGGAGCAGCTGAAGGCAGCGGCCCGGAAGTCGCCCAACTTCGGGCGGCTCTACGCGATGCAGCCCCTGCTCGCGATCTACGGTTCTCAGGCCGAACAGTCAGTCTTCACCAACCCCAACGTCTCGTATGTGGCGTCCGGCCAGTTCGGAGAGGTGCTCGCCGAGGAGCTGGTCCAGCGGGCAGGGGTGCGGGTCGAAGGGGCCCGCCAGATTGACCGGCTCGTCGGGCTCCAGCGGGCCGGTCTGCTGCCGGGCCGCACCCGGGACGCATTCGATACCCTCCGACGGGGGCGGAATGACGCAGCGCACAACCACCTCTTCGACACCAGTAAGGCCCTCAAGGCGGTCGAGCTCTGCTTCCAGCTCGGGCAGTTCTTTTCCCGCGCGATCGACGGTGTCCGTGAGATCTCCGCGTTCGTACCGCCGCAGCTGCCGAGGGACGTGGCAGCCGGACCCGCTGAGCTTGAGGAGCTCCGCAAGGCGCTCGGACACCACCAGCACACCCTCGCCGAGTCCCGCACCCGCCTCGGCGAGGTCGGCGACCGGCTAGAGGCTGAACAACGCGGCCGGGCGGAGGCCGAGAAACTGACCGCGGCCGCCGAACAGGCCCGCGCCGAGTCTGAAGCACTGGCCGCAAGCTATCGGGAGGAAATCGAGCGGCTCAGGAGCGAGCAGCAGAGCCGCTACAACCAGGAGCGGCTGAAGCCCCGCCCTGTCGCCGCCGCAGCTCGCGAGGCGATCGTCGCCCGTGCACAGCGGCCCGAGCCGCTCAACGAGGTACAGGCTCGCGTCCGTATTGATGAAATGCTTGCCGCCGCTGGATGGACAGTCCAGGACAAGGCCAATCTCAATCCGCTCGCCTCCCAGGGCGTCGCGGTCCGCGAGTTCACCCTGGCCACCGGCCGCGCCGATTACGTCCTCTACGTCGACGGCACGATCGTCGGCGTCATCGAAGCCAAGCGTGAGGGCACCGCGCTGGCCGGGGCACTCGCCCAGAACGAGCGGTACGCTGCTGGCGTCCTCAAGGAGCACTCCCTGGCGGTCTGGCGTGAGGAGGAACCGTTCGCCTTCCGCTACGCGACTACCGGCGCTGAGACATTCTTCGTCAACCTCCTCGACCCGCATGCCCGTTCCCGCCCGGTCTTCTCCTTCCACCGGCCCGAGACGTTCGCCGCCTGGATGAACCGGGCCACCGAGCGCCCGGATGTTCCCACGTTCCGCGCCGCCCTGCGCACCGGGCTCCCGGTCCTGGAGTCCCACGACCTTCGCGCGGCCCAGGAAGAGGCGATCACCCGACTGGAGCACTCCCTTAGCCAGGACAAGCCGCGTGCCCTGATCCAGATGGCCACCGGTGCGGGCAAGACGTACGCCGCCGTCACCGAGGCGTACCGACTGCTCAAGCACGCGGGTGCGGGCCGCGTCCTCTTCCTCGTCGATCGCAATAACCTCGGCCGCCAGGCCAAGGCCGAATTCGATAAATACCGCGCCCCGGACGAGAACCGTAAGTTCACCGACCTCTACAACGTCGACACGCTCGGCCGGACCGGCCTCCAGGAGACCTCCGCCGTAGTCGTTTCCACCATCCAGCGCATGTACTCCCTCCTCAAGGGTGAGCCGTTGGAGGACACAAGCGAGGCCGAGGATCGCGAGGACTCCTCCACCCTCGACGAGAACTACATGACCGACCGCCCGGTCACCGTCGAGTACAACGCGGACGTCCCCATCGAGTCCTTCGACGTGATCGTCATCGACGAGTGCCACCGATCGATCTACGGCCTGTGGCGCGGCGTCCTCGACTACTTCGACGCTCACTTGGTCGGCCTCACCGCCACCCCCACTCGCCAGACCAAGGGCTTCTTCGACAACAACATGGTCTCCGAGTACACCTACGAGCGGGCCGTCGCTGACGGCGTCAACGTCGACTTCGACGTGGTCGCCATGGACACCTCAGTACGGGAAGCGGGCGGCGCCAAGATCGACAAGGGCACCACGGTCCGTATTCGCGACCGCAAGACCCGTGCCCAGCGGTACGAGGAACTGGACGAGGACTTCGCGTACACGGTCGGCCAGATCGGTCGCACGGTGATCACTGAGGATGAAATCAGGGCTGTCCTCACCTCGTACAAGAATAATTGGCAGCGCTGGTTCCCGGGCCGCGCCGAACTGCCCAAGACCCTCGTCTTCGCGGCGAGCGACGACCACGCTGACGAAGTCCTGAAGCAGGTCAAGCAGGTGTTTGGACGCGGCGACGCCTTCGCTAAGAAGATCACCTATCGGTCTCGGGACAAGGGCGACGACCCTGAGCAGCTCGTTAACGACCTGCGGAACTCGCCGCTGCTCCGGGTCGCCGTCACCGTCGACATGATCGCTACGGGGACGGACATTCGTGCGCTGGAGTGCGTGATATTCCTGCGGGCCGTACGCAGCCCCGTCCTTTTCGAGCAGATGAAGGGTCGCGGCTCCCGCACGATCGACGCCGACGAGCTGAAGTCGGTGACGCCGGAGGCGGCGACAGACCTCGTCAAAGACCGTTTCGTTCTGGTCGACGCGGTTGGCGTCACCGCGTCGCCGCTGGTCGACACTCGGCCGATGCTGCCGCCGGACACCGGGAACCTCAGCACGGACAAGCTCATGGAGAAGGCGGGCAGCCGCACCCTCACCGCCGAGCAGGCCGAGACTCTCGGCCGCCGCCTGGCCCGTCTGGACCGAAAGCTCACCGAGGAGGAGCGCGAGCAGATCAAGCAGGCATCGGACGGCGTCCCACTCGGCGAACTGGTCCGGCGGATCTCGGATGCGGTGGACGTCGACACCCAGGATCGGGCGTACAGAGAGGGCGGCGCAGACCGGGCGCGGTGCCTCGTCCAGGACGCGGTCGAGGTTCTGACCACGCACCCGGAGCTCCGCAAGCTGATCGTCGGCATCAAGCAGCAGCACGACTTGACGTACGACGCAACGACCGAGGTCGGGATCCGATTGACGGAGGTACCCCGAGAAGAACGTGCGGAGAAGGAACTGGCCGAGTGGCGCCAGTTGTTGGACAGTCGCCAGCGCGACGAGCAGGCGGCGGAGGCGATCGCACTCCAGGTGATCCTCGGCAGCGGATCACGGGTCCGCCCGCAGGAGGCACGGGCCCATCTTCGCGAGCTGCTGGCTACCATCAAGGTCACCAACCGGACGTGGACCCCGAAGGTCATCTGGAACCACTACGACCTGCTCGGCAAGGCGTCGGAATCCCTCTCGAAATCGGCCGGCCTCGGCGACCTCATGAACCTCGTCCGCTACACGCTCGGCGCAGACGATGAACTCCGCCCTTACCGTACGGTGGTCGAGGAGCGCTTCGAGGGCTGGCTGCTGCGGCAGCAGCAGGCGGGTGTGGAATTCACCGAAGACCAGCTGTGGTGGCTGCACCGTATCAAGGACGCCATCGCGGTGGACGTCGGAATGGAACGCGAGGACTTCAGCCACCTTCCCTTCTCGGCGAAGGGCGGCGGCCGCGGCTTCGCAAACGCCTTCGGTGACAAGGACCGGGCGCTGGAACTGCTGGACGAGCTGAATCAGGAACTGGCTTGA
- a CDS encoding 4-hydroxy-3-methylbut-2-enyl diphosphate reductase produces MDGMTAQTARRVLLAAPRGYCAGVDRAVIAVEKALEQYGAPVYVRKEIVHNKYVVQTLEKKGAVFVDETQEVPEGSIVVFSAHGVAPVVHDEAAQRSLATIDATCPLVTKVHKEAVRFANDDYDILLIGHEGHEEVVGTSGEAPEHITLVDGPEDVANVTVRDESKVVWLSQTTLSVDETMETVDALKEKFPQLISPPSDDICYATQNRQTAVKQMGADADLVIVVGSKNSSNSVRLVEVALGAGARASHLVDFAEELDEAWLEGVSTVGVTSGASVPEILVDGVLEWLAARGFGDVEIVKAAEESITFSLPKELRRDLRAEAASLSADAAGSHPAEPSGK; encoded by the coding sequence ATGGACGGTATGACTGCACAGACTGCCCGTCGTGTCCTGCTCGCCGCCCCCCGTGGGTACTGCGCCGGTGTGGACCGTGCCGTGATCGCCGTCGAGAAGGCCCTTGAGCAGTACGGTGCGCCCGTCTACGTCCGCAAGGAGATCGTGCACAACAAATACGTCGTGCAGACCCTGGAGAAGAAGGGCGCCGTCTTCGTCGACGAGACGCAGGAGGTCCCGGAGGGCTCCATCGTGGTCTTCTCCGCGCACGGCGTCGCGCCCGTCGTCCACGACGAGGCGGCGCAGCGCAGTCTCGCGACGATCGACGCCACCTGCCCGCTGGTCACCAAGGTCCACAAGGAAGCCGTCCGCTTCGCCAACGACGACTACGACATCCTGCTGATCGGCCACGAGGGCCACGAGGAGGTCGTCGGGACGAGCGGTGAGGCGCCCGAACACATCACGCTCGTGGACGGCCCCGAGGACGTCGCCAACGTCACCGTGCGCGACGAGTCGAAGGTGGTCTGGCTCTCCCAGACCACCCTCTCCGTGGACGAGACCATGGAGACGGTCGACGCGCTCAAGGAGAAGTTCCCGCAGCTCATCTCGCCGCCCAGCGACGACATCTGCTACGCCACCCAGAACCGGCAGACCGCCGTCAAGCAGATGGGCGCGGACGCCGACCTGGTCATCGTCGTCGGCTCCAAGAACTCGTCGAACTCGGTACGGCTGGTCGAGGTGGCGCTCGGCGCGGGCGCCCGCGCCTCCCATCTGGTGGACTTCGCCGAGGAGCTGGACGAGGCCTGGCTGGAGGGCGTCAGCACGGTCGGCGTCACCTCGGGCGCCTCGGTCCCGGAGATCCTGGTCGACGGCGTACTGGAATGGCTGGCCGCGCGCGGCTTCGGCGATGTGGAGATCGTGAAGGCGGCCGAGGAGTCGATCACCTTCTCGCTCCCCAAGGAACTCCGCCGTGACCTGCGCGCCGAGGCGGCGAGTCTCTCCGCCGACGCGGCGGGGAGTCACCCCGCGGAGCCTTCCGGCAAGTGA
- the ppgK gene encoding polyphosphate--glucose phosphotransferase produces MQIFGVDIGGSGIKGAPVDLDRGDLAQERHKVLTPHPATPDGVADGVAEVVKNFAWTGTVGITFPGVVTEGTVRTAANVDKSWIGVDAAALIGGRLDLPVTVLNDGDAAGIAEMTFGAGRDRTGTVILLTLGTGIGSAVFRNGNLLPNTELGHLELHGHDAETRASTKAKEDEDLSWHHWAHRVQKYLAHVEMLFSPELFIIGGGVSRKSEKFLPLIEGIRAEIVPAQLQNNAGIVGAAMAASRR; encoded by the coding sequence ATGCAGATCTTCGGTGTGGACATCGGCGGATCCGGGATCAAGGGCGCTCCCGTGGACCTGGACCGCGGAGACCTCGCGCAGGAACGTCACAAAGTGCTGACCCCGCATCCGGCCACGCCCGACGGTGTGGCCGACGGGGTCGCCGAGGTGGTCAAGAACTTCGCCTGGACCGGCACGGTGGGGATCACCTTCCCCGGTGTCGTCACCGAAGGCACCGTCCGCACGGCGGCCAATGTCGACAAGAGCTGGATCGGCGTCGACGCGGCGGCTCTGATCGGCGGCAGGCTGGACCTGCCGGTGACCGTACTCAACGACGGGGACGCCGCGGGCATCGCGGAGATGACCTTCGGGGCGGGCCGCGACCGCACGGGCACGGTCATCCTGCTCACGCTCGGTACGGGCATCGGCTCGGCCGTCTTCCGTAACGGGAACCTGCTGCCCAACACCGAGCTGGGCCACCTCGAACTGCACGGCCACGACGCGGAGACGCGCGCGTCGACGAAGGCCAAGGAGGACGAGGACCTGAGCTGGCACCACTGGGCGCACCGCGTGCAGAAGTACCTGGCGCACGTGGAGATGCTCTTCTCGCCGGAACTCTTCATCATCGGCGGCGGCGTGAGCCGCAAGTCCGAGAAGTTCCTTCCCCTGATCGAGGGGATCCGCGCGGAGATCGTGCCGGCCCAGCTGCAGAACAACGCGGGCATCGTGGGCGCGGCGATGGCGGCGTCCCGCCGCTGA
- a CDS encoding DUF6542 domain-containing protein, translated as MAAPPSPPPSATVYRTAPVRARRPVPPVVVALRRLPNPRLTGLGGGIFAAGVMFLLGCVDWLLFDGGPLMYGLLFLPVAALTAVWVRPADLVTAPVSVPIAFAFGTLPIAGGTGGVGGRVLAVITTLALNAGWLYGGTLVAGVIATVRKVRMIRRRYR; from the coding sequence ATCGCGGCGCCCCCGTCTCCGCCCCCGTCGGCGACCGTCTACCGGACGGCCCCGGTCCGGGCCCGGCGACCCGTACCGCCGGTGGTGGTCGCGCTGCGGCGGCTGCCGAATCCGCGGCTGACCGGCCTGGGCGGCGGGATCTTCGCCGCGGGGGTGATGTTCCTGCTCGGCTGCGTGGACTGGCTGCTGTTCGACGGCGGGCCGCTGATGTACGGGCTGCTGTTCCTGCCGGTCGCCGCACTGACCGCGGTCTGGGTGCGCCCCGCCGATCTGGTCACCGCGCCGGTCAGCGTGCCGATCGCGTTCGCCTTCGGCACGCTGCCGATCGCCGGTGGCACCGGCGGGGTCGGCGGGCGGGTACTCGCCGTGATCACGACGCTCGCGCTGAACGCCGGGTGGCTGTACGGCGGGACGCTGGTCGCCGGGGTGATCGCGACCGTGCGGAAGGTACGGATGATCCGGCGGCGGTACCGGTAG
- a CDS encoding APC family permease — MTTDGTTTDSGGAAPTLRRNLGFRDLVVYGLLFIAPMAPVGIFGTLDAKAHGAVALVYVVATIAMGFTAFSYAQMVRVVPQAGSVFAYARKGLGEGPGFIAGWMALLDYLLIPAVAYLFSGIALNALVPSVSRWVWTALAVVVTTLLNLWGVRAAARVGFAVLALEIVVLGVFVVAAVVVLIQHGPRQGWATPFTADTGFSLSAVLGAVSVAVLSYLGFDAIASFAEEVTGGSAKVARAVLFCLVLAGVLFIVQGYLAAVLEPVSSAKLAADPAAQGSAFYDTVDSAVGSWLHDLVAVSKAIGAAFAALAGQAAAGRLLFAMGRNRRLPRVLAKVDGPSGVPRVALLLAAVVTLVAAVWAARRDDGLDRLVSVVDIGALTAFVLLHASVVGWFAVKKEEGPPVWWRHVLMPVLGAAVTVAVIVEATSTAQWVGLIWLAAGLVVFAVQRGRRVGGLS; from the coding sequence ATGACTACCGATGGCACGACTACGGACAGTGGTGGGGCAGCGCCTACCCTTCGACGGAATCTCGGTTTCCGGGATCTGGTCGTCTACGGGCTGCTCTTCATCGCCCCGATGGCGCCCGTGGGGATCTTCGGCACCCTCGACGCGAAAGCGCACGGCGCGGTGGCACTCGTCTACGTCGTGGCCACGATCGCGATGGGATTCACCGCGTTCAGCTACGCCCAGATGGTGCGGGTCGTCCCGCAGGCCGGATCGGTCTTCGCCTACGCGCGCAAGGGCCTCGGCGAGGGGCCCGGCTTCATCGCCGGGTGGATGGCGCTGCTCGACTACCTGCTGATCCCGGCGGTCGCGTACCTCTTCTCCGGGATCGCGCTGAACGCGCTCGTGCCCTCGGTGTCGCGGTGGGTGTGGACCGCGCTCGCCGTGGTGGTGACCACGCTGCTGAACCTCTGGGGCGTACGGGCGGCGGCCCGGGTCGGCTTCGCGGTGCTCGCGCTGGAGATCGTTGTGCTCGGGGTGTTCGTGGTGGCCGCGGTGGTGGTGCTGATCCAGCACGGGCCGCGGCAGGGCTGGGCGACGCCGTTCACCGCCGACACCGGGTTCTCGTTGTCGGCGGTGCTCGGGGCGGTGTCCGTGGCGGTGCTGTCGTACCTGGGGTTCGACGCGATCGCCTCGTTCGCGGAGGAGGTCACCGGGGGGTCGGCGAAGGTCGCGCGGGCGGTGCTGTTCTGCCTGGTGCTCGCGGGTGTGCTGTTCATCGTGCAGGGGTACCTGGCGGCGGTTCTGGAGCCGGTGTCGTCGGCGAAGTTGGCCGCCGATCCGGCCGCGCAGGGGTCGGCCTTCTACGACACGGTGGACTCCGCGGTCGGCAGCTGGCTGCACGACCTGGTCGCGGTGAGCAAGGCGATCGGGGCGGCCTTCGCGGCACTGGCGGGACAGGCGGCGGCGGGACGGCTGCTCTTCGCGATGGGCCGCAACCGGCGGCTGCCGCGCGTCCTCGCGAAGGTGGACGGCCCGTCCGGGGTGCCGCGGGTCGCGCTGCTGCTGGCCGCGGTGGTGACGCTGGTGGCGGCGGTGTGGGCGGCGCGGCGCGACGACGGCCTGGACCGGCTGGTGTCGGTGGTCGACATCGGGGCGCTGACCGCGTTCGTCCTGCTGCACGCCTCGGTGGTGGGCTGGTTCGCGGTGAAGAAGGAGGAGGGGCCGCCGGTCTGGTGGCGGCATGTGCTGATGCCGGTGCTGGGTGCGGCGGTGACGGTCGCGGTGATCGTGGAGGCGACGAGCACGGCGCAGTGGGTCGGGCTGATCTGGCTGGCGGCCGGGCTCGTGGTGTTCGCCGTGCAGCGCGGGCGCCGGGTCGGCGGTCTCTCCTGA